From Desmodus rotundus isolate HL8 chromosome 12, HLdesRot8A.1, whole genome shotgun sequence, one genomic window encodes:
- the H3C1 gene encoding histone H3.1: MARTKQTARKSTGGKAPRKQLATKAARKSAPATGGVKKPHRYRPGTVALREIRRYQKSTELLIRKLPFQRLVREIAQDFKTDLRFQSSAVMALQEACEAYLVGLFEDTNLCAIHAKRVTIMPKDIQLARRIRGERA; this comes from the coding sequence ATGGCTCGGACAAAGCAAACAGCGCGCAAGTCCACGGGCGGGAAGGCCCCGCGCAAACAGCTGGCCACCAAGGCGGCCCGCAAGAGCGCGCCGGCCACGGGCGGCGTCAAGAAGCCGCACCGCTACCGGCCCGGCACGGTGGCCCTGCGCGAGATCCGCCGCTACCAGAAGTCCACCGAGCTGCTGATCCGCAAGCTGCCCTTCCAGCGCCTGGTGCGCGAGATCGCGCAGGACTTCAAGACCGACCTGCGCTTCCAGAGCTCGGCCGTCATGGCGCTGCAGGAGGCGTGCGAGGCCTACCTGGTGGGCCTGTTCGAGGACACCAACCTGTGCGCCATCCACGCCAAGCGCGTCACCATCATGCCCAAGGACATCCAGCTGGCGCGCCGCATCCGCGGGGAGAGGGCCTGA
- the H1-1 gene encoding histone H1.1 — protein sequence MSETAPPAPAPAPSTAPEKPAVGKKAKKPAKAAAAAKKKPAGPSVSELLVQAVSSSKERSGVSLAALKKALAAAGYDVEKNNSRIKLGLKSLVSKGTLVQTKGTGASGSFKLNKKAASGEAKPSAAKGMAKPKAAGASKKSKKASGAAVKKAVKTPKKIKKAPVTKKASKSPKKPKAVKPKKVAKSPAKAKSVKPKVAKAKVTKPKAAAKPKKAAPKKK from the coding sequence ATGTCCGAGACCGCGCCACCCGCTCCTGCTCCGGCTCCCTCCACGGCCCCGGAGAAACCTGCGGTTGGCAAGAAGGCGAAGAAGCCGGCTAAGGCCGCGGCGGCCGCCAAGAAGAAGCCCGCGGGGCCCTCTGTTTCCGAGCTGCTGGTCCAGGCTGTCTCTTCTTCCAAGGAGCGCAGCGGCGTGTCGCTGGCCGCGCTCAAGAAGGCGCTGGCGGCCGCGGGCTACGACGTGGAGAAGAACAACAGCCGCATCAAACTGGGCCTCAAGAGCCTGGTGAGCAAGGGCACCCTGGTGCAGACCAAGGGCACCGGCGCCTCGGGCTCCTTCAAGCTCAACAAGAAGGCGGCTTCCGGCGAGGCCAAGCCCAGTGCTGCTAAGGGGATGGCGAAACCCAAGGCAGCAGGCGCTTCTAAGAAATCCAAGAAGGCTAGTGGTGCTGCTGTTAAAAAGGCTGTGAAAACtccaaagaagatcaaaaaagcACCAGTGACCAAGAAAGCCTCCAAAAGCCCCAAGAAGCCCAAGGCTGTGAAGCCCAAGAAAGTAGCTAAGAGCCCGGCCAAAGCCAAGTCTGTGAAACCCAAAGTGGCCAAGGCTAAAGTGACCAAGCCAAAGGCCGCTGCCAAGCCCAAGAAGGCAGCACCCAAGAAAAAGTAG
- the LOC112313672 gene encoding histone H4, with translation MSGRGKGGKGLGKGGAKRHRKVLRDNIQGITKPAIRRLARRGGVKRISGLIYEETRGVLKVFLENVIRDAVTYTEHAKRKTVTAMDVVYALKRQGRTLYGFGG, from the coding sequence ATGTCTGGACGTGGTAAAGGCGGGAAGGGCCTCGGGAAGGGGGGCGCCAAGCGCCACCGCAAGGTGCTGCGCGACAACATCCAGGGCATCACCAAGCCCGCCATCCGGCGCCTGGCCCGTCGCGGCGGCGTCAAGCGCATCTCCGGGCTCATCTACGAGGAGACCCGCGGGGTGCTCAAGGTCTTCCTGGAGAACGTGATCCGGGACGCCGTCACCTACACGGAGCACGCCAAGCGCAAGACGGTCACGGCCATGGACGTGGTCTACGCGCTCAAGCGCCAGGGCCGCACTCTCTACGGCTTCGGCGGCTGA